CAACTATTCTATgggtaaattatatatatgtcgTGGCTTTCAATGACATACATTTGTCTATCATCTATGGTTATTTACAACATGCAATGATTGTCATAAAAgacatttttctagtagtggtaatTACCAATGGAATTGTTTGTCAGCTAGCTGTCAAAAAATCTGTTGTAAATCCATCATAAAAATTACCACAGGTTTTTTTACGGATATTTTTTTGTGATATTTAGTTGAAAGGGGCGGACCAGAAAAATATTCTAGGAGTAGCACGTTGGAAAATTAGCACTAtgccattttttttcaaaaaatacatTACGTCGGAAATCACCCATAGTAGCGATGAGAAAAGCAAATTTTAAGGCAAAATAGAGTCGTAACGAAAATAAATCATTAGAATTCACCATGCTAACTGTCGTTTTCGAGTTTACTCCATATATATGGTTAGGACAATATACTTCAATggataataataaatattattatatgTTTAAATGGAAAATTTATAAGCTAGGAAGGTTCATGGaaggaggaagaaggaagaagacaCCAATGGAAGATGATGTATTTGGAGAATGTTTCCAAAAGACATGAGAACCTTACCTTCCCATGAAGCTTCCTACAAACCACATCGTTTTGGTTTTTGTCAATAACCAAAagaaatatatataataaaatttaaaatatcagATTGAGACCATCTGTTTTTAATTCTACATTGAATCTAATCTAAATGTTTAATATAAAAATTGTAATTTGTAATCGTCAAGTGCGACTTTGGTTTATTTTTTTGCACAGATATAAACCACCGTTACTCTAAAAATAGTGCCTATATATTTGCAAAATTCAAATTCTAGACAaaccttttaattttaatttatttttgtatttgaAAGAGTCGCAATAATTATGGAATATAAACTTACGGTCAAAAACCAAACCTACCCTAGTTCCAACCCGATTATCAAGTTGTCTTGTCATATCCATGCTTCATAAACATTGCTATAAAGAAGTCCATTAACTCTTCTAACTCCAACCCACCACCACccccaaacaaacaaacaaatggAAGAAAGAGGGTACCAAGACTTACTTCCGGTGATGGCGGAGAAGCTAGATATAGCCACCTTCATGGAGGAGCTATGTGGCGGTTTTCGGTTGCTGGCGGACGAGAAGATAGGGCTGATATCACCGGAAAGTTTGAGAAAGAATTCAAGGTTTCTGGGAATGGAAGATATGAGCAAGGAAGATGCAGAAGGTATGGTGATGGAAGGAGATCTTGATGGAGATGGGTTCTTGAATGAAACTGAGTTTTGCATACTGATGGTCAGACTTAGCCCAGAA
The genomic region above belongs to Lactuca sativa cultivar Salinas chromosome 4, Lsat_Salinas_v11, whole genome shotgun sequence and contains:
- the LOC111876756 gene encoding calcium-binding protein KIC, which codes for MEERGYQDLLPVMAEKLDIATFMEELCGGFRLLADEKIGLISPESLRKNSRFLGMEDMSKEDAEGMVMEGDLDGDGFLNETEFCILMVRLSPEMMEHAEMWLEKAIEDEIKKAPGRSSSDNENLG